In a single window of the Mesorhizobium shangrilense genome:
- a CDS encoding sugar ABC transporter substrate-binding protein gives MPASAQEVGACLITKTDSNPFFVKMKEGATAKAQELGVSLKSYAGKIDGDNESQVAAIETCIADGAKGILITPSDTKAIVPSVQKARAAGILVIALDTPLEPISEADMTFATDNRQAGILIGKWAAATLGDKAKDAVIGFLDINPSQVTVDVLRDQGFMQGFGIDVKDENKIGDEDDPRIAGHDYTDGNEQGGLRAMENLLQVNPNINVIHTINEPAAAGAYQALKAVGKEKDVLIVSVDGGCPGVKNVAEGIIGATSQQYPLVMAAMGIEAIKKFADSGEKPKATEGKDFFDTGVTLITDKPASGVDSIDTKAGLDKCWG, from the coding sequence ATGCCGGCCTCCGCGCAGGAGGTCGGTGCCTGCCTGATCACCAAGACGGATAGCAATCCGTTCTTCGTGAAGATGAAGGAAGGCGCCACCGCCAAGGCGCAGGAACTCGGCGTTTCGCTGAAGTCCTATGCCGGCAAGATCGACGGCGACAACGAAAGCCAGGTGGCTGCCATCGAGACATGCATCGCCGATGGCGCCAAGGGCATCCTGATAACTCCTTCCGATACGAAGGCGATCGTTCCCTCGGTTCAGAAGGCGCGTGCGGCCGGCATCCTGGTCATCGCGCTCGACACCCCGCTCGAGCCGATCTCCGAGGCCGACATGACGTTCGCCACCGACAACCGCCAGGCCGGCATCCTGATCGGCAAGTGGGCGGCCGCCACCCTCGGCGACAAGGCCAAGGACGCCGTCATCGGCTTCCTCGACATCAATCCGTCGCAGGTGACCGTGGACGTCCTGCGCGACCAGGGCTTCATGCAGGGCTTCGGCATTGATGTGAAGGACGAGAACAAGATCGGCGACGAGGACGATCCGCGCATTGCCGGCCACGACTACACCGACGGCAACGAGCAGGGCGGTCTCCGTGCGATGGAGAACCTGCTGCAGGTGAACCCGAACATCAACGTGATCCACACCATCAACGAGCCTGCCGCGGCGGGCGCCTACCAGGCGCTGAAGGCGGTCGGCAAGGAGAAGGACGTGCTGATCGTGTCGGTCGACGGCGGCTGCCCGGGCGTCAAGAACGTCGCGGAAGGCATCATCGGCGCGACCTCGCAGCAGTACCCGCTGGTGATGGCGGCGATGGGCATCGAGGCGATCAAGAAGTTCGCCGACTCCGGCGAAAAGCCGAAGGCAACCGAAGGCAAGGACTTCTTCGACACCGGCGTCACCCTCATCACGGACAAGCCGGCATCCGGCGTCGACTCGATCGACACCAAGGCCGGCCTGGACAAGTGCTGGGGCTGA
- a CDS encoding ROK family transcriptional regulator, with protein MEVGNPRQGPSELLDSRIRGTNQSGMRDYNERLALSLVRQHGPLAKSDIARTTGLSAQTVSVIMRELEAEGLLVRQEPIRGRIGQPSVPMALNPDGAYFLGLKIGRRSAELVLIDFLGNVRSMQQFPYRYPVPQATVEFVRNGIARARRELTDEQATRIAGLGIAMPFELWNWADAINAPREAMTEWRDRNIQAELRAEFDFPVYLQNDATAACGAELVFGEKTGVRDFVYFYIGAFAGGGVVLDGRLFDGPSGNAGALGSMPVPCRDGRMRQLIDIASIAMLEKMLNRRGVDGSHLWTSPEDWGDVGDDLEAWLDEASEALAYAIVSAASVIDFEAAVIDGWMPAAIRARLVAAVSGAIAKIDVEGLRLPVVREGTVGIHARALGAASLPLSERFLIGAGLLAKRN; from the coding sequence GTGGAGGTGGGCAACCCCAGGCAGGGACCGTCCGAGCTTTTGGATAGCCGTATCCGCGGGACCAACCAGAGCGGAATGCGTGACTACAACGAGCGCCTCGCGCTCTCGCTCGTGCGCCAGCACGGGCCGCTCGCCAAGTCCGACATCGCGCGCACGACCGGGCTCTCGGCCCAGACCGTCTCCGTCATCATGCGAGAGCTGGAGGCGGAAGGGTTGTTGGTGCGCCAGGAGCCGATCCGCGGCCGCATCGGCCAACCCTCGGTGCCGATGGCGCTCAACCCCGACGGCGCCTATTTCCTCGGCCTGAAAATCGGACGCCGCAGCGCCGAACTGGTACTCATCGACTTCCTCGGCAACGTCCGCTCGATGCAGCAGTTTCCGTACCGCTATCCGGTTCCGCAAGCCACGGTCGAGTTCGTCCGCAATGGCATCGCCCGGGCGCGGCGTGAATTGACCGATGAACAGGCCACGCGCATCGCGGGCCTCGGCATCGCAATGCCATTCGAACTCTGGAATTGGGCGGACGCCATTAACGCGCCACGGGAGGCGATGACCGAATGGCGCGACCGTAACATCCAGGCCGAGCTGCGCGCCGAGTTCGACTTTCCGGTCTACCTCCAGAATGACGCCACCGCCGCCTGCGGCGCCGAACTGGTCTTCGGTGAAAAGACCGGCGTGCGCGACTTCGTCTATTTCTACATCGGCGCCTTCGCCGGTGGCGGCGTGGTGCTCGACGGACGGCTCTTTGACGGGCCGTCGGGTAACGCCGGCGCGCTCGGCTCGATGCCGGTCCCGTGCCGCGACGGGCGTATGCGCCAACTCATCGACATCGCCTCCATCGCGATGCTGGAGAAGATGTTGAACAGGCGCGGCGTCGACGGCTCGCATCTGTGGACTTCGCCGGAAGACTGGGGAGATGTCGGCGACGATCTGGAGGCATGGCTCGACGAGGCGTCCGAAGCGCTCGCCTACGCGATCGTGTCGGCCGCCTCGGTGATCGACTTCGAGGCCGCGGTCATCGACGGCTGGATGCCTGCCGCGATCCGCGCCCGGCTGGTGGCGGCCGTGAGCGGCGCCATCGCGAAGATCGATGTGGAGGGGCTGCGTCTACCCGTAGTGCGCGAGGGCACCGTCGGCATCCACGCCCGCGCGCTCGGCGCGGCCAGCCTGCCGCTGTCCGAACGCTTCCTGATCGGCGCCGGCCTGCTTGCCAAGCGGAACTGA
- a CDS encoding carbohydrate kinase family protein, with translation MIICCGEALIDMLPRVSTQGEPSFAPYAGGAVFNSAIALGRLGAPVEFFSGLSSDLFGEQLREVLAASNVGSRYAPVSDRPTTLAFVRLVDGHATYTFYDENTAGRMLSEADLPSLTEPVHAMLFGAISLIPEPCGSAYEALMRREHEARVMMFDPNIRPNFITDKEKHLGRMRRMMAMADIVKLSDDDLVWFGETGSPAEIAARWLDSGPKLVIITGGSKGATAYTNQHVVTVAAKRVEVVDTVGAGDTFNAGVLASLNEQGLLSKDAVAGLTEGQIRAALSLGADAAAVTVARAGANPPWRKELA, from the coding sequence ATGATCATCTGCTGCGGCGAAGCTCTGATCGACATGCTGCCACGCGTGAGCACCCAGGGCGAACCGTCCTTCGCGCCCTATGCGGGCGGCGCCGTGTTCAACAGCGCGATCGCGCTCGGTCGCCTCGGCGCACCGGTCGAGTTCTTTTCGGGCCTGTCATCCGATCTGTTCGGGGAGCAGCTCCGCGAGGTGCTGGCCGCAAGCAATGTCGGCTCGCGTTACGCGCCCGTCTCCGACCGTCCGACGACACTGGCATTCGTGCGTCTGGTCGACGGCCATGCAACCTACACCTTCTACGACGAGAACACCGCCGGCCGCATGCTTTCGGAGGCCGACCTGCCGAGCCTCACCGAGCCCGTGCACGCCATGCTCTTCGGCGCCATCAGCCTGATCCCCGAGCCCTGCGGCTCCGCCTACGAGGCGCTGATGCGGCGGGAGCACGAGGCGCGCGTGATGATGTTCGATCCGAACATCCGCCCGAACTTCATCACCGACAAGGAGAAGCATCTCGGCCGCATGCGGCGCATGATGGCCATGGCCGACATCGTGAAGCTCTCGGACGACGACCTCGTCTGGTTCGGCGAGACCGGCTCACCTGCGGAGATCGCGGCGCGCTGGCTGGACAGCGGGCCCAAGCTCGTCATCATCACCGGCGGCAGCAAGGGCGCCACCGCCTATACGAACCAGCATGTAGTGACGGTCGCCGCCAAACGGGTCGAGGTGGTCGACACGGTCGGCGCCGGGGACACCTTTAACGCCGGCGTGCTCGCCTCCTTGAACGAACAGGGACTGCTCTCCAAGGATGCGGTCGCCGGGCTCACCGAAGGTCAGATCCGTGCCGCCCTGTCGCTCGGCGCGGATGCTGCCGCCGTGACCGTCGCGCGCGCCGGCGCCAATCCGCCGTGGCGCAAGGAACTCGCCTGA